In Juglans microcarpa x Juglans regia isolate MS1-56 chromosome 7D, Jm3101_v1.0, whole genome shotgun sequence, the following are encoded in one genomic region:
- the LOC121239903 gene encoding uncharacterized protein YKR070W isoform X3: MVLQGHSPFKQLVDRYENEFIVAVGKGEPAAVMFEYGFKNVLSIDEYASFFEDIDPLAKYKKWTTKLAANQSSTFNKITQTNSLYSQRVQAAFIVSDSVDWSRDIQVLCDILRTGGLPGREIGHQPPLYFAHDDLKYQAAFPSERFGMGAFRIALESIFNRIHPNALEYTSFGKPNPFVFRNAETVLKQLRSSLDHKLHVDHAIDESHFKTVYMVGDNPSVDIKGAKQAGHPWFSILTRTGVFKGKENDADFPADLVVDTVEEAVDYILRKERIS; encoded by the exons ATG GTATTACAAGGTCATTCTCCTTTTAAACAACTAGTGGATAG ATATGAGAATGAATTCATTGTTGCTGTGGGAAAAGGTGAACCTGCTGCAGTGATGTTTGAATATGGGTTTAA aaatgtGCTCTCTATAGATGAATATGCATCCTTCTTTGAAGACATTGATCCGTTggcaaaatataagaaatggaCAACTAAGTTGGCTGCCAATCAGAGTAGCACTTTTAACAAGATAACTCAAACAAACAGTCTTTACTCACAGAGGGTTCAGGCAGCATTTATTGTTAGTGATTCTGTAGACTGGAGCAGAGACATTCAG GTTCTATGTGACATTTTAAGAACCGGAGGTCTTCCTGGAAGGGAAATTGGACACCAACCACCTCTATATTTTGCGCATGATGACCTTAAGTATCAG GCTGCTTTTCCTTCTGAGCGATTTGGCATGGGAGCTTTCAGAATTGCATTAGAATCCATTTTTAATAG AATCCACCCTAACGCTCTAGAGTATACGTCTTTTGGGAAGCCAAATCCATTTGTATTTAGGAATGCTGAAACTGTACTAAAGCAGCTTCGGTCATCTCTTGACCATAAGCTGCATGTTGATCATGCAATTGATGAAAGTCATTTCAAGACAGTATATATGGTTGGAGATAATCCTTCAGTTGACATCAAAGGTGCAAAGCAG GCAGGGCATCCCTGGTTTTCCATTCTGACGAGGACAGGGGTTTTTaagggaaaggaaaatgatgcTGACTTTCCAGCAGATCTG
- the LOC121239903 gene encoding uncharacterized protein YKR070W isoform X1: MGSFAIIRRASQSQRSNTKQLPSLFFSQFFSRSVSQLSSQSQWPSFGIAFDIDGVVLREDTPIGGSPPALRRLYDDSGYLKIPYVFLTNGGGFRESKRAFQLSELLGVNILSSQVLQGHSPFKQLVDRYENEFIVAVGKGEPAAVMFEYGFKNVLSIDEYASFFEDIDPLAKYKKWTTKLAANQSSTFNKITQTNSLYSQRVQAAFIVSDSVDWSRDIQVLCDILRTGGLPGREIGHQPPLYFAHDDLKYQAAFPSERFGMGAFRIALESIFNRIHPNALEYTSFGKPNPFVFRNAETVLKQLRSSLDHKLHVDHAIDESHFKTVYMVGDNPSVDIKGAKQAGHPWFSILTRTGVFKGKENDADFPADLVVDTVEEAVDYILRKERIS; the protein is encoded by the exons ATGGGAAGCTTCGCAATAATCAGAAGGGCTTCGCAATCTCAGCGCTCAAACACAAAGCAATTGCCCTCGCTTTTCTTCTCCCAATTTTTCTCTCGCTCAGTCTCTCAGCTTTCCTCACAGTCTCAATG GCCTTCTTTTGGTATCGCGTTCGATATCGATGGCGTCGTTCTGCGCGAAGACACGCCGATCGGAGGTTCCCCCCCGGCTCTGAGAAGGTTATATGATGACTCTG GTTATTTGAAGATTCCTTACGTTTTCTTGACAAATG GAGGTGGTTTTCGTGAATCGAAAAGAGCCTTCCAGTTAAGTGAACTGTTGGGTGTAAACATTTTATCCTCACAG GTATTACAAGGTCATTCTCCTTTTAAACAACTAGTGGATAG ATATGAGAATGAATTCATTGTTGCTGTGGGAAAAGGTGAACCTGCTGCAGTGATGTTTGAATATGGGTTTAA aaatgtGCTCTCTATAGATGAATATGCATCCTTCTTTGAAGACATTGATCCGTTggcaaaatataagaaatggaCAACTAAGTTGGCTGCCAATCAGAGTAGCACTTTTAACAAGATAACTCAAACAAACAGTCTTTACTCACAGAGGGTTCAGGCAGCATTTATTGTTAGTGATTCTGTAGACTGGAGCAGAGACATTCAG GTTCTATGTGACATTTTAAGAACCGGAGGTCTTCCTGGAAGGGAAATTGGACACCAACCACCTCTATATTTTGCGCATGATGACCTTAAGTATCAG GCTGCTTTTCCTTCTGAGCGATTTGGCATGGGAGCTTTCAGAATTGCATTAGAATCCATTTTTAATAG AATCCACCCTAACGCTCTAGAGTATACGTCTTTTGGGAAGCCAAATCCATTTGTATTTAGGAATGCTGAAACTGTACTAAAGCAGCTTCGGTCATCTCTTGACCATAAGCTGCATGTTGATCATGCAATTGATGAAAGTCATTTCAAGACAGTATATATGGTTGGAGATAATCCTTCAGTTGACATCAAAGGTGCAAAGCAG GCAGGGCATCCCTGGTTTTCCATTCTGACGAGGACAGGGGTTTTTaagggaaaggaaaatgatgcTGACTTTCCAGCAGATCTG
- the LOC121239903 gene encoding uncharacterized protein YKR070W isoform X2, protein MQVLQGHSPFKQLVDRYENEFIVAVGKGEPAAVMFEYGFKNVLSIDEYASFFEDIDPLAKYKKWTTKLAANQSSTFNKITQTNSLYSQRVQAAFIVSDSVDWSRDIQVLCDILRTGGLPGREIGHQPPLYFAHDDLKYQAAFPSERFGMGAFRIALESIFNRIHPNALEYTSFGKPNPFVFRNAETVLKQLRSSLDHKLHVDHAIDESHFKTVYMVGDNPSVDIKGAKQAGHPWFSILTRTGVFKGKENDADFPADLVVDTVEEAVDYILRKERIS, encoded by the exons ATGCAGGTATTACAAGGTCATTCTCCTTTTAAACAACTAGTGGATAG ATATGAGAATGAATTCATTGTTGCTGTGGGAAAAGGTGAACCTGCTGCAGTGATGTTTGAATATGGGTTTAA aaatgtGCTCTCTATAGATGAATATGCATCCTTCTTTGAAGACATTGATCCGTTggcaaaatataagaaatggaCAACTAAGTTGGCTGCCAATCAGAGTAGCACTTTTAACAAGATAACTCAAACAAACAGTCTTTACTCACAGAGGGTTCAGGCAGCATTTATTGTTAGTGATTCTGTAGACTGGAGCAGAGACATTCAG GTTCTATGTGACATTTTAAGAACCGGAGGTCTTCCTGGAAGGGAAATTGGACACCAACCACCTCTATATTTTGCGCATGATGACCTTAAGTATCAG GCTGCTTTTCCTTCTGAGCGATTTGGCATGGGAGCTTTCAGAATTGCATTAGAATCCATTTTTAATAG AATCCACCCTAACGCTCTAGAGTATACGTCTTTTGGGAAGCCAAATCCATTTGTATTTAGGAATGCTGAAACTGTACTAAAGCAGCTTCGGTCATCTCTTGACCATAAGCTGCATGTTGATCATGCAATTGATGAAAGTCATTTCAAGACAGTATATATGGTTGGAGATAATCCTTCAGTTGACATCAAAGGTGCAAAGCAG GCAGGGCATCCCTGGTTTTCCATTCTGACGAGGACAGGGGTTTTTaagggaaaggaaaatgatgcTGACTTTCCAGCAGATCTG